In a single window of the Paenibacillus sp. MMS20-IR301 genome:
- a CDS encoding response regulator → MRRVLIVDDEKWVRRGLIQSIGWSEYGLELAGEAENGDDAYTLALAERPDVLFLDMRMPGMDGKQLLALLSAELPELLVIVISGYSDFEYTKEAIRHKVFDYLLKPVRKEELNAVLHKACGELEQREEQQRMAAQGSGRGWFEALLDGPAAEEEAGAAGRMPPDWAGRELIACAGQSDTFTEPADWDAAGLLAGLREQLNRVRPFLFGNGGWDYEAAVLGGSARTVVLAVSARRMERDDVLRVCGILQQVLKGSGCPAASAGISQVKEQGGKLCEAVQEAVQALKGRLLGQQAVILEAGGSPAAPGFTYPSGQERMFLLALQSGSSTAAQQEYTEFHSRISLETVSAGQLQRSSLLLLYAVEKQLQAKGADFTVICGKSPAAYTEILGARNDAASVARIFTAELIPAVSGFYNRLSEKQAGKVVEEMKQQVEAYYNQALSLQGIAQSYYMNPDYLSRMFKKATGKNFIDYLTDVRIGKAKELLKLSNYKNYEIAQMVGYEDYRYFSQIFKKKLGMTIGEYRNAFTCQADLQGREEPCRNH, encoded by the coding sequence ATGCGCAGAGTACTGATTGTTGACGATGAAAAATGGGTCCGCAGAGGACTCATCCAATCGATTGGCTGGAGCGAATACGGGCTGGAGCTGGCGGGAGAAGCGGAGAACGGCGACGATGCCTACACGCTGGCGCTGGCCGAACGGCCGGATGTGCTGTTCCTGGATATGCGTATGCCGGGGATGGACGGCAAGCAGCTGCTCGCTCTGCTGAGCGCGGAGCTGCCGGAGCTGCTGGTGATCGTAATCAGCGGATATTCGGATTTCGAATATACGAAGGAAGCGATCCGCCATAAGGTATTCGATTATCTGCTGAAGCCGGTAAGGAAGGAAGAGCTGAATGCCGTGCTGCATAAGGCCTGCGGGGAGCTGGAGCAGCGGGAGGAGCAGCAGCGCATGGCGGCGCAGGGGAGCGGCAGGGGCTGGTTCGAAGCGCTGCTGGACGGACCGGCGGCGGAAGAGGAAGCCGGGGCAGCCGGGCGGATGCCGCCGGACTGGGCAGGCAGGGAGCTTATTGCCTGCGCCGGACAATCCGATACGTTCACTGAGCCTGCGGACTGGGATGCGGCCGGCCTGCTGGCGGGCCTCCGGGAGCAGCTGAACCGGGTCCGGCCGTTTCTGTTCGGGAACGGCGGCTGGGACTATGAAGCCGCTGTTCTCGGGGGAAGCGCGCGGACCGTGGTGCTTGCCGTCTCGGCAAGGCGGATGGAGCGGGATGATGTGCTGCGGGTCTGCGGCATCCTGCAGCAGGTGCTCAAGGGTTCCGGCTGTCCTGCGGCCAGTGCCGGAATCAGCCAGGTGAAGGAGCAGGGCGGAAAGCTGTGCGAAGCTGTGCAGGAAGCCGTGCAGGCGCTGAAGGGCCGGCTGCTGGGGCAGCAGGCTGTAATTCTGGAGGCCGGGGGCAGTCCGGCAGCGCCGGGATTTACCTACCCGAGCGGGCAGGAGCGGATGTTCCTGCTGGCCCTGCAGTCGGGCAGCAGTACAGCGGCGCAGCAGGAATATACGGAGTTTCACTCCAGAATCTCGCTGGAAACGGTGAGTGCCGGGCAGCTGCAGCGCAGCTCACTGCTGCTCTTGTATGCGGTGGAGAAGCAGCTTCAGGCTAAGGGCGCCGACTTCACCGTGATCTGCGGCAAAAGCCCGGCAGCCTATACAGAGATTCTGGGTGCCCGAAATGACGCCGCTTCTGTCGCCCGGATCTTCACGGCAGAGCTGATTCCGGCGGTCTCCGGCTTCTATAACCGGCTCTCCGAGAAGCAGGCGGGCAAGGTGGTGGAGGAAATGAAGCAGCAGGTGGAGGCTTATTATAACCAGGCCTTATCCCTGCAGGGAATTGCCCAAAGCTACTACATGAACCCGGATTATCTGAGCCGCATGTTCAAGAAGGCAACCGGCAAGAATTTCATTGATTACTTAACGGATGTACGCATCGGCAAAGCCAAGGAACTGCTGAAGTTATCCAACTATAAAAATTACGAGATCGCGCAAATGGTCGGCTATGAGGATTACCGGTATTTCAGCCAGATTTTCAAAAAAAAGCTTGGAATGACGATCGGGGAGTACCGGAATGCCTTCACCTGCCAGGCTGATCTTCAGGGGAGAGAAGAACCATGTCGAAATCACTGA
- a CDS encoding MATE family efflux transporter encodes MQLQAKLPNKKWLEKHLSGEGMDYRQIIALFIPILIDQAFIIGLNLVNTAMISSSGMAAVSAVNMVDSLNIFLINVFVAVATGGTVVVAQYKGSGNDRMVSQATAGSVTSVSLIAVGIGLLLMGFHTPVLNLLFGTASAEVLDNARVYMIGSSISYLGIAVVQAVCGALRGVGRTRASLMLSLIMNLLYVLLNIVFITLLDMGVLGMTLAVNIARYTGMICALVYLFKVDTVLRVRVRDLFHIPLSMLRKIMFIGVPFAAEQMFFNGGKLLTQIFIVSMGTYAIATNAIAGSLAMVFQIPASALSLTIVTVVGQCIGRGSVADARKFIKSFLWLGSGSLLLIALILMPLFHPLVSLFSPPPEIIDDLFVVLLINAIAQVPLWAASFILPSALRAAGDSRFTSITSMLTMWLFRVVFGYVLGVVLGFGVMGVWLAMNSEWAVRGIIFMWRFRGEKWFAHKLI; translated from the coding sequence ATGCAGCTTCAAGCTAAGCTACCGAACAAAAAATGGCTGGAAAAGCATCTTTCCGGGGAAGGGATGGATTACCGGCAGATTATTGCTTTATTTATTCCGATCCTGATTGACCAGGCGTTTATTATCGGGCTTAATCTGGTCAACACGGCGATGATCAGCTCGTCCGGGATGGCGGCGGTCAGTGCGGTGAATATGGTGGATTCGCTGAATATTTTTCTGATCAACGTATTCGTGGCGGTTGCGACCGGCGGGACAGTGGTGGTTGCGCAATATAAAGGCAGCGGCAATGACCGGATGGTGTCCCAGGCTACGGCGGGTTCAGTAACTTCCGTTTCCCTGATTGCCGTAGGCATTGGCCTGCTGCTTATGGGCTTTCATACGCCGGTCCTGAATCTGCTGTTCGGAACCGCCTCTGCAGAGGTGCTGGACAATGCCCGGGTCTATATGATCGGCAGCAGCATCTCCTATCTGGGGATTGCCGTGGTTCAGGCTGTTTGCGGTGCACTGCGGGGTGTCGGCCGGACGCGGGCTTCGCTGATGCTGTCGCTGATCATGAACCTTTTGTACGTGCTCCTGAATATTGTTTTCATAACCCTGCTGGACATGGGTGTGCTGGGGATGACCCTTGCGGTTAATATTGCGCGTTATACAGGCATGATCTGCGCCCTGGTGTACCTTTTCAAGGTGGATACGGTGCTGCGGGTGCGCGTGCGCGATCTGTTCCATATTCCGCTCTCCATGCTGCGTAAAATTATGTTTATCGGCGTACCGTTTGCGGCGGAGCAGATGTTCTTCAACGGCGGCAAGCTGCTGACACAGATTTTTATTGTCAGTATGGGTACCTATGCCATTGCGACTAATGCGATTGCCGGTTCACTGGCTATGGTGTTTCAGATTCCGGCCAGCGCACTGTCGCTGACGATTGTAACGGTGGTCGGCCAATGCATCGGGCGGGGGAGTGTAGCGGACGCCCGGAAGTTCATCAAGTCCTTCCTTTGGCTCGGCTCCGGCTCCCTGCTGTTAATCGCTCTGATACTGATGCCGCTGTTCCACCCGCTGGTGTCCCTGTTTTCCCCGCCGCCGGAGATCATTGACGATCTGTTTGTGGTGCTGCTCATTAATGCAATTGCCCAGGTTCCGCTGTGGGCAGCCAGCTTCATTCTGCCTTCCGCACTGCGGGCAGCGGGTGATTCCCGGTTCACCTCCATTACCTCAATGCTGACTATGTGGCTGTTCCGGGTTGTCTTCGGCTACGTTCTCGGTGTTGTTCTCGGCTTCGGCGTTATGGGGGTCTGGCTGGCGATGAACAGTGAATGGGCGGTGCGCGGGATTATATTCATGTGGCGCTTCCGCGGCGAGAAATGGTTTGCTCATAAGCTGATATAG
- a CDS encoding four-carbon acid sugar kinase family protein — protein sequence METGMEKLQLSELQQRYAEPPDLEQLEAALSGALQQNPGKIIVLDDDPTGVQTVHGVTVITDWEIGSIRQGFLTPEKIFFILTNSRSFTRAETEAVHREIASNIIAVSRELNRDYILVSRGDSTLRGHYPLETEVLRHTLEGSGEDSFDGEILCPFFKEGGRFTADNIHYVSDQGGLTPCGETEFARDRTFGYKASELGQWVEEQTAGAFPRDSVTMISLEELRSGGTAAIAGKLKAVTGFNKVVVNALDYCDLTVFCTALYAALAEGKRYLYRTAASFVRVLGGVSAAPLLTAAQLPGPPGGRGGLIVAGSHTAKTTAQLEQLGLSGAAVMLEFNQHLLIEPEEIAEREIQRVIQECTRLLEQNKTVALCTRRERLDLNSGNKEDELRIAVRISDALTGIVASLPVSPRFIIAKGGITSSDIGTKALMVRQAVVAGQIKPGIPVWICGEESRFPQLPYVIFPGNVGEETTLREIVEELNPCGK from the coding sequence ATGGAGACAGGGATGGAGAAGCTGCAGCTGAGTGAGCTGCAGCAGCGGTACGCAGAGCCGCCGGATTTGGAGCAGCTTGAAGCAGCATTATCCGGGGCGCTTCAGCAGAACCCCGGCAAAATCATCGTCCTTGACGATGATCCCACAGGCGTACAGACAGTACATGGCGTAACGGTAATTACCGACTGGGAAATCGGGAGCATCCGCCAAGGCTTCCTGACGCCGGAGAAGATATTTTTTATCCTGACGAATTCAAGGAGCTTCACCCGGGCGGAGACGGAAGCCGTCCACCGGGAAATCGCCAGTAATATTATAGCCGTCTCCCGCGAGCTGAACCGGGATTATATTCTGGTCAGCCGAGGGGATTCCACGCTCCGCGGGCATTATCCGCTGGAGACGGAGGTACTGAGGCATACCCTAGAGGGCAGCGGTGAAGATAGCTTTGACGGCGAAATCCTCTGCCCGTTCTTCAAGGAGGGCGGCCGGTTCACGGCGGATAACATCCACTATGTATCAGATCAGGGAGGGCTTACGCCCTGCGGGGAGACAGAGTTCGCGAGAGACAGAACCTTCGGCTATAAGGCCTCCGAGCTTGGGCAATGGGTTGAGGAACAGACTGCCGGTGCATTCCCGAGGGACAGTGTGACGATGATTTCCCTGGAGGAGCTGAGAAGCGGCGGGACTGCGGCAATTGCCGGTAAGCTAAAGGCCGTGACCGGCTTCAACAAAGTGGTCGTCAATGCGCTGGACTACTGTGATTTGACGGTGTTCTGCACTGCTCTGTATGCAGCGCTGGCGGAAGGCAAGCGGTACCTCTACCGGACTGCCGCCAGCTTCGTGCGGGTGCTCGGCGGAGTCAGTGCAGCCCCGCTGCTGACCGCAGCGCAGCTGCCCGGACCGCCCGGCGGGCGCGGCGGACTGATTGTCGCCGGCTCGCATACCGCGAAGACTACAGCCCAGCTGGAGCAGCTGGGGCTGTCCGGTGCGGCGGTCATGCTGGAGTTCAATCAGCATCTGCTGATAGAACCGGAGGAAATAGCAGAGCGGGAGATTCAGCGGGTAATTCAGGAATGTACGCGGCTGCTGGAGCAGAACAAGACGGTGGCCCTGTGTACAAGGCGGGAGCGGCTCGACTTGAACAGCGGCAACAAGGAGGATGAGCTGCGGATTGCGGTCAGGATCTCCGACGCGTTAACAGGTATTGTTGCCAGCCTCCCGGTCAGTCCGCGCTTCATCATCGCCAAGGGCGGGATCACCTCCAGCGATATCGGCACCAAAGCGCTTATGGTGCGGCAGGCGGTGGTGGCGGGGCAGATCAAGCCGGGAATTCCCGTGTGGATCTGCGGCGAGGAGAGCCGGTTCCCGCAGCTGCCTTATGTGATTTTTCCGGGCAATGTCGGGGAAGAGACCACACTTAGAGAAATTGTAGAGGAGCTAAACCCATGCGGAAAGTAA
- a CDS encoding aspartate/glutamate racemase family protein: MKTVVAVYTGQGLADPLKALFKELLPEVRLVNIIDDSLIGDVVQAGEVPPGVARRLVQYFHHGEELGADVILNTCSSVGEVAGAARGMIGVPIVKIDELMAEQAVAGYSRIAVLATLPSTLAPTIRLIRQKAEEAGKEISVVNGLAAGAFEALVSGDPVEHDAILLRTAVEAAGQAEVVVLAQGSMARMEQALQAATGIPVLSSPRFGIRQVKELLEQLQD; the protein is encoded by the coding sequence ATGAAGACTGTAGTAGCTGTCTATACGGGACAAGGGCTGGCTGATCCGCTAAAGGCGTTATTCAAGGAGCTGCTGCCTGAGGTCAGACTGGTGAATATTATCGATGACAGCCTGATTGGCGATGTGGTGCAGGCCGGTGAGGTGCCGCCGGGGGTGGCGAGACGTCTGGTGCAATATTTCCACCACGGCGAAGAGCTTGGGGCGGATGTCATTCTGAATACCTGCTCTTCAGTCGGCGAGGTTGCCGGGGCTGCGCGGGGAATGATCGGCGTGCCGATCGTTAAGATCGATGAGCTGATGGCAGAACAGGCGGTCGCAGGCTACAGCCGGATCGCTGTGCTGGCCACGCTGCCGTCGACGCTTGCGCCAACGATCCGGCTGATCCGGCAGAAGGCCGAGGAAGCCGGCAAGGAGATCAGCGTGGTAAACGGGCTGGCAGCTGGAGCGTTCGAGGCCCTGGTCTCCGGCGATCCGGTGGAGCATGATGCCATCCTGCTGCGGACAGCAGTTGAAGCCGCCGGTCAGGCAGAGGTTGTTGTGCTGGCTCAAGGCTCAATGGCCCGGATGGAGCAGGCGCTGCAGGCGGCAACGGGTATCCCGGTGCTCTCCTCACCGCGCTTCGGTATCCGTCAGGTGAAAGAGCTGCTGGAGCAGCTGCAGGACTGA
- a CDS encoding carbohydrate ABC transporter permease, which yields MQTQQRGRLILLEVIAFALAILILIPFLMILINSFKDIRESALFGLNLPSEWKFSNYADVFAQANILRGFKNSLLISASVVVSVNLFASMAAFVIQRRDDKFMRGSFYMFIMGLIVPVSIVPTIKLMGDLHIKGTYFSLVMYYTAVLLPFAIFMLVGFMKSVPRELDEAALLEGSSYFRLYFQMILPLLMTVLVTVTIVVLVSVWNDFFGPFYLMTDSTKWTLVLQVFNFVTLYSTNWGIVFAFMVMVVAPVLIIYLFLQRYIIDGLTAGSLKG from the coding sequence ATGCAAACGCAGCAACGCGGCAGACTGATTCTGCTGGAGGTCATCGCCTTTGCGCTGGCTATTCTGATTCTGATCCCTTTCCTGATGATCCTGATCAACTCCTTCAAGGACATCCGGGAGTCGGCCTTATTCGGCCTGAACCTGCCCTCGGAATGGAAGTTCTCCAATTATGCGGATGTATTCGCCCAGGCCAATATTCTGCGCGGCTTCAAGAACAGCCTGCTGATCTCCGCTTCGGTAGTGGTGAGCGTCAACCTGTTTGCCTCCATGGCAGCCTTTGTCATTCAGCGGCGGGATGACAAATTCATGCGCGGCTCCTTCTACATGTTCATTATGGGCCTGATCGTTCCGGTGTCCATCGTTCCGACGATCAAGCTGATGGGTGACCTGCACATCAAAGGCACTTACTTCAGTCTCGTGATGTACTATACGGCGGTGCTGCTCCCCTTCGCGATCTTCATGCTGGTGGGCTTCATGAAATCCGTGCCGCGTGAGCTGGATGAAGCCGCTTTGCTTGAGGGCAGCAGCTATTTCCGGCTGTATTTCCAGATGATTCTGCCGCTCCTGATGACCGTCCTGGTCACGGTGACCATCGTGGTGCTGGTGTCGGTGTGGAATGACTTTTTCGGGCCGTTCTATCTGATGACGGACAGTACCAAATGGACGCTGGTGCTGCAGGTATTCAATTTCGTCACCCTCTACAGCACCAACTGGGGTATTGTGTTCGCCTTCATGGTGATGGTGGTTGCCCCGGTGCTAATTATCTACCTGTTCCTGCAGCGTTACATTATTGACGGGCTGACCGCAGGCTCGCTCAAAGGCTGA
- a CDS encoding 3-keto-5-aminohexanoate cleavage protein — translation MRKVIISVAPTPAGVTAIDPAELAREVLAARRAGAAMVHMHVRDSKGQLTADMGLYQETVERITRESDIVIQASTGGLSELTIEQRCAPVTYAKVETVSLNVGSVNLGGAIYRNPLGEVRYCVEQILAHGKIPEIEIFELGMIQTVLELDKEYHLPKPLLFDLVLGHQGGAPATVEALIALRSCVPPGALWGITHARRSDYTIIAAAVAMGASLVRIGFEDSDYLTAHTRASSNDQLVAKIAGLIEAMELKVASPDEVREMLHIG, via the coding sequence ATGCGGAAAGTAATCATCTCCGTTGCACCCACCCCGGCCGGGGTCACGGCGATCGATCCGGCTGAACTGGCCCGTGAGGTGCTGGCGGCTAGGAGAGCCGGAGCAGCGATGGTCCACATGCATGTAAGGGACAGCAAGGGGCAGCTTACGGCGGATATGGGCCTGTATCAGGAGACAGTGGAGCGGATTACCCGTGAGAGTGACATTGTGATTCAGGCCTCGACCGGTGGACTCTCGGAGCTGACGATTGAACAGCGCTGCGCACCTGTAACGTATGCCAAGGTGGAGACGGTCTCCCTTAATGTAGGCTCTGTGAATCTGGGCGGGGCCATTTACCGTAACCCGCTGGGCGAGGTCAGGTATTGTGTAGAACAGATCCTGGCGCACGGTAAAATTCCGGAGATTGAAATTTTTGAACTGGGGATGATCCAGACGGTGCTGGAGCTGGACAAGGAATATCATCTGCCGAAGCCGCTGCTCTTCGATCTGGTTCTGGGCCATCAGGGCGGCGCCCCTGCTACGGTTGAGGCCCTGATCGCGCTGCGGAGCTGTGTTCCGCCCGGCGCGCTGTGGGGAATTACCCATGCCCGGCGGAGTGATTATACGATTATTGCCGCAGCGGTCGCCATGGGGGCCAGTCTGGTACGGATCGGCTTCGAGGACAGTGACTATCTTACTGCGCATACCCGCGCAAGCAGCAATGATCAGCTTGTAGCGAAGATAGCGGGCCTTATTGAGGCGATGGAGCTTAAGGTTGCCAGTCCGGATGAGGTCAGGGAGATGCTGCACATCGGGTGA
- a CDS encoding endo-1,4-beta-xylanase, whose amino-acid sequence MSRLIKQAFLGLLAAVLLIPAGWYAPAVQAAAEVTKTVYHETFAGGAGKASQSGGASLSAAAGIVFDGNTDGAALYVSNRVKNWDAADFKFADIGLEDGKKYTVTAVVYVDASVSLPAGASAALQTVSSYGNYADVPYQSGKSVVLSKEFTADISKDQALRINSNEAGAAVPFYIGDILFTEQAAPDDGEEPPRDPALPFHTVTFEDGTAGGFTGRAGTEQLDVTDEANHTADGSYALKVEGRTSAWHGPSLRVEKYVDKGSEYNISAWIKLIDPASSQLQLSTQVGSGSSANYVALSAKTISTADGWVEYTGSYRYNSAGGEYLTLYVESSNNAAASFYIDDIRFEQTGNGPVEIQKDLVPVKAAYQNDFLIGNAITAEDLDGVRQELLAMHHNVATAGNAMKPDALQPAKGNFTFGAADTMVDKVRAAGMQMHGHVLVWHQQSPAWMNTAADNAGNTTALSRAEALANLQTHIRTVMEHFGDKVISWDVVNEAMNDNPANPADWAGALRQSPWYNAIGTDYVEQAFLAAREVLDEHPEWNIKLYYNDYNEDNQNKAQAIYSMVRSINDSYALTHPGRLLIDGVGMQGHYSINTNPENVRLSLEKFISLGVEVSITELDIQAGSNNQLSDKLAEAQGYLYAQLMDLFKANSAHIKRVTFWGLDDHTSWRAASSPLLFDKNLQAKPAYYGVIEPAKYMAEHQPDTTDANVSEAVYGTPVIDGTVDAVWNTAPGLEVNRYQLAWQGAGGTAKTLWDEQNLYVLIQVSDAQLDKSNPNAWEQDSVEVFLDENNGKTSFYQDDDGQFRVNYDNETSFSPALMAAGFESATKVTGTSYTVEMKIPFKKITPAGGTKIGFDTQINDAKDGARQSVAAWNDTSGNGYQDTSVYGVLTLKAQDGGSTPTAAPTTAPEPTAEPTPAPTPTPAPAVTDIISSSAATPKPAVSVESKAGMVTIRPEVKTEGGASKATLTAELMRQAFRQAAPADDTPQQLVISLPKQTGTTSYEFELPLQSLKGQDNFVLTVQTGSAILTIPGQLLAGIQANTEYVSILIKESPAANTDAAVRRHIGGRPVVELSVSAGGQKLGLNSPDAPVKVSIPYKPAVEELAYLDSLVILDLIDGGPAAAVVNSRYDAADGSLVFRTPQLGTFAAVYAPLAFSDLGGLSWAGQAAAAMTARGIIPESTAGSFSPAESISRADFTAALVRVLELKSPAAEAGTAFGDIRSNAEYSKELAAAKQLGIASGYGDNSFRPDSPVSRQEMMVLAARALRAAGIEARGSGALEDYTDAGQISAYARDSLAALLKYGVVNGKNGRLSPGDTLTRAEAAVILYRIWKL is encoded by the coding sequence ATGAGTCGATTAATCAAGCAAGCCTTTCTGGGATTACTTGCGGCAGTCCTGCTTATTCCGGCAGGCTGGTATGCTCCGGCTGTGCAGGCTGCAGCAGAGGTGACCAAAACGGTATACCACGAAACATTTGCAGGAGGCGCGGGTAAAGCCAGCCAATCCGGAGGCGCCAGTCTGAGTGCTGCTGCGGGGATTGTTTTTGACGGCAATACGGACGGAGCGGCGTTATATGTAAGTAACAGAGTGAAAAATTGGGATGCGGCTGATTTCAAATTCGCTGATATCGGCCTGGAGGACGGGAAGAAGTACACGGTGACTGCAGTCGTCTATGTTGACGCTTCAGTGAGTCTGCCCGCCGGGGCATCGGCTGCCCTGCAAACGGTTAGCAGCTATGGCAATTATGCAGATGTGCCTTATCAATCCGGCAAGTCTGTTGTGCTGAGCAAAGAATTCACCGCGGATATCAGCAAGGATCAGGCCTTGCGGATTAATTCCAACGAAGCCGGAGCGGCGGTACCCTTTTATATCGGAGACATTCTCTTCACCGAACAGGCAGCCCCGGATGACGGAGAGGAGCCTCCCCGCGATCCCGCGCTGCCATTCCATACGGTTACATTTGAAGACGGGACGGCAGGCGGATTCACCGGCAGAGCCGGAACGGAGCAGCTTGACGTAACGGATGAAGCGAATCATACGGCGGACGGTTCCTATGCGCTGAAAGTGGAGGGCAGAACCTCTGCCTGGCACGGCCCTTCCCTGCGTGTGGAGAAATACGTCGATAAAGGCAGTGAATATAATATTTCTGCCTGGATCAAGCTGATTGATCCTGCAAGCTCGCAGCTTCAGCTGTCTACACAGGTGGGCAGCGGAAGCAGCGCGAATTATGTGGCCCTGTCTGCCAAGACGATCAGCACCGCTGACGGCTGGGTGGAATATACGGGCAGCTACCGGTATAACAGCGCGGGCGGGGAATATCTGACCCTGTACGTGGAGAGCTCGAATAACGCGGCAGCCTCCTTTTATATCGACGATATCCGCTTTGAGCAGACAGGCAACGGTCCGGTTGAAATCCAGAAGGATCTGGTTCCGGTAAAAGCGGCTTATCAGAATGACTTTCTGATCGGCAACGCCATCACGGCAGAGGATCTCGACGGTGTACGGCAGGAGCTGCTGGCCATGCATCATAATGTCGCTACGGCAGGCAATGCGATGAAACCGGATGCGCTGCAGCCTGCGAAGGGCAATTTCACTTTTGGCGCAGCGGATACGATGGTGGACAAGGTCCGGGCTGCGGGCATGCAGATGCACGGGCATGTGCTGGTATGGCATCAGCAGTCTCCGGCGTGGATGAACACAGCCGCTGACAATGCGGGGAATACTACCGCTCTCAGCCGTGCTGAAGCCCTTGCGAATCTGCAGACCCACATCCGGACGGTCATGGAGCATTTTGGTGACAAGGTGATCTCCTGGGATGTTGTTAATGAAGCGATGAATGATAATCCGGCGAATCCGGCGGACTGGGCTGGTGCCTTGCGGCAATCTCCCTGGTATAATGCCATCGGAACGGACTACGTAGAGCAGGCGTTCCTGGCGGCAAGGGAGGTGCTGGATGAGCATCCGGAGTGGAATATCAAGCTGTATTACAATGATTACAACGAAGATAACCAGAATAAAGCGCAGGCCATCTACAGTATGGTCCGGAGCATCAATGATTCGTATGCGCTTACACATCCAGGCAGGCTGCTGATTGACGGTGTCGGCATGCAGGGTCATTACAGCATTAATACGAATCCCGAGAACGTCAGATTGTCCCTGGAGAAATTTATCTCCCTGGGGGTGGAGGTCAGCATCACCGAGCTGGATATCCAGGCGGGCAGCAACAATCAGCTGTCAGATAAGCTCGCAGAAGCACAAGGTTACTTGTATGCGCAGCTAATGGATCTGTTCAAGGCTAACTCGGCCCATATTAAGCGTGTTACCTTCTGGGGTCTGGATGACCATACCAGCTGGAGAGCCGCGTCCAGTCCGCTGTTGTTCGATAAGAATCTGCAGGCCAAACCGGCATATTACGGCGTCATTGAGCCTGCTAAATATATGGCAGAGCATCAGCCGGATACCACAGACGCGAATGTGTCAGAGGCGGTATATGGCACTCCAGTCATTGACGGGACAGTGGATGCAGTCTGGAATACGGCGCCGGGGCTGGAGGTTAACCGCTATCAGCTGGCATGGCAGGGTGCGGGCGGAACCGCCAAAACCCTATGGGATGAACAGAATCTGTATGTGCTGATCCAGGTCAGTGACGCACAGCTCGACAAGAGCAATCCGAATGCCTGGGAGCAGGATTCCGTTGAGGTTTTCCTGGATGAGAATAACGGCAAGACCTCCTTCTATCAGGACGACGACGGGCAATTCCGGGTCAATTATGATAACGAAACCAGCTTCAGTCCGGCCCTGATGGCTGCAGGGTTCGAGTCGGCAACCAAGGTAACCGGAACAAGCTACACTGTCGAAATGAAGATTCCGTTCAAAAAAATCACACCGGCCGGCGGAACGAAAATCGGCTTCGATACCCAGATTAATGATGCGAAGGACGGCGCCCGGCAAAGTGTTGCCGCATGGAATGATACGAGCGGGAACGGCTATCAGGACACCTCCGTGTATGGTGTGCTGACGCTCAAAGCGCAAGACGGCGGTTCAACACCGACTGCTGCACCGACGACGGCCCCGGAACCGACAGCAGAACCGACTCCTGCGCCCACCCCGACTCCTGCACCAGCTGTTACAGACATTATCAGCAGCAGTGCAGCTACCCCGAAGCCTGCTGTGAGCGTAGAGAGCAAGGCTGGCATGGTTACAATCAGGCCGGAGGTGAAGACGGAAGGCGGAGCATCCAAGGCAACCCTGACTGCTGAACTTATGAGGCAGGCATTCAGGCAGGCCGCCCCGGCAGACGATACGCCACAACAGCTCGTGATCAGCCTTCCGAAGCAGACAGGTACAACCTCCTATGAATTTGAACTGCCGCTGCAAAGCTTGAAGGGACAGGATAATTTCGTGCTGACGGTTCAGACCGGAAGTGCAATACTCACCATTCCCGGACAGCTGCTGGCTGGTATCCAGGCGAATACAGAGTACGTATCCATTCTTATAAAAGAATCTCCGGCCGCAAACACGGATGCAGCAGTCCGCAGGCATATCGGCGGCCGGCCGGTGGTAGAGCTGAGTGTATCAGCTGGAGGACAAAAGCTTGGCTTGAACAGCCCGGATGCGCCTGTTAAGGTATCCATTCCTTACAAGCCGGCAGTAGAGGAGCTCGCCTACTTAGATTCACTGGTAATCCTGGATCTGATTGACGGCGGTCCTGCGGCAGCTGTCGTGAACAGCCGCTATGATGCGGCGGACGGATCACTTGTGTTCCGGACACCGCAGCTCGGCACCTTTGCAGCAGTGTATGCTCCGTTAGCATTCAGTGATCTCGGCGGGCTGTCCTGGGCCGGGCAGGCTGCTGCTGCGATGACTGCCCGGGGCATCATCCCGGAGAGCACCGCAGGCAGCTTCTCTCCTGCGGAATCCATAAGCAGGGCGGATTTCACCGCAGCACTTGTGCGGGTGCTTGAGCTGAAGAGCCCTGCTGCTGAAGCAGGCACGGCATTCGGCGATATCCGGAGTAACGCTGAATACAGTAAGGAGCTTGCAGCTGCGAAGCAGCTGGGAATCGCCTCCGGCTACGGGGATAACAGCTTCCGGCCGGACAGCCCGGTGTCGCGCCAGGAGATGATGGTACTGGCTGCCCGTGCGCTCCGGGCAGCCGGAATAGAGGCCCGCGGCAGCGGAGCCCTGGAGGATTATACGGATGCAGGACAAATCTCCGCTTACGCCAGAGACAGCCTGGCAGCTCTGCTGAAATACGGAGTAGTGAACGGCAAGAACGGCAGGCTTTCGCCGGGTGACACACTTACCCGCGCGGAAGCAGCGGTTATTCTGTACCGGATCTGGAAGCTGTAA